A genomic segment from Coregonus clupeaformis isolate EN_2021a unplaced genomic scaffold, ASM2061545v1 scaf0448, whole genome shotgun sequence encodes:
- the LOC121582523 gene encoding tight junction protein ZO-2, producing the protein MEETVWEQYTVTLQRDPKMGFGIAVSGGRDNPNEESGEMSIVVSDVLQGGPADGLLFENDRVVQVNAIPMDGVPHSFAVQTLRKCGKVAKITVKRPRKVPVNLLKHGPSPDDRVFSNNDYDYDQDRHSVYSGRSSHQDRGHSQERAGYTDAGYQGQGYDRDYGRDDRGRSIERDLDPERQYRRDGSKGRTLDRDRSPERRYKSDRTLDRDHSPDRRYRSDLTLDRDPSPDHRYRGERALDRDSSPDRRFRSERTLDRTNSPDLRYRAGHSPARSHGRDHSFERNRKRVPSDRDQKKEQMKRNGSRERLDRSPSPASMPIPMSRPPREQEPLEKPLSVLLLKNRPNEEYGLHLGSQLFIKEMTSTGLACRDGNLQEGDIILKINGTVTENLSLSDAGKLIEKSCGKLQLVVQRDRRQVLIRIPPLADSDSELDDISEIESYRSYSPQDDRRAPHSDLSSHSSNERLRDKPREDPPSRLAKMGAMPTPFAMPARVPDRVMEDTPPLPAEREEPHPETPPAPVVTVAPKVHAASKVPLRPSVEDQDIYGPNTGMVRFQKGDSVGLRLAGGNDVGIFIAGVQEDSPAEQEGLRTGDQIMKVNNMDFRGMVREDAVLYLLEIPKGDDVTILAQSKPDVYKDILASGRGDSFFIRTHFEYEKEVPQSLPFSRGEIFKVTDTLYDGKLGNWLAIRTDKDNQLLEKGIIPNKSRAEQMSNVQNAQRGTANDRGDFWRLRGQRAVKKKDLRKSREDLTATSVTTRFPAYERVVLREAGFRRPVVVFGPIADAVNEKLGNDLPEEFVIAKTEPKDAGNENSCGVVRLNTIRQIIEQDRHALLDVTPKAVDTLNYTQWYPIVVFLNPDSKGGVKTMRNRLVAGSNRSARKLYEQAVKLRKTCSHLFTATIDLNSANDGWYGSVKDSIRAQQERAVWVCEGKLDGSEEDLDIHDDRMSYLSAMSADYLSMDSRLTSDYDDTADEGGAYTDNELDEPMDEPHQPVSAISRSSEPVLPEERPHPAPIPRMRRSGSREVLRDPSPPPSFVPEPPKQMRVQSRGGYDSHSSSTISSDTAGGPKPAPPPVALKPTVALKPTLRALSQSSEDHSVPEGEDPANRSFMGKVKAFEKMDHLARAQRMLELQEAEHARLEIAQKHPDIYAVPVKLPKPNHNRPQPIGSSSNPEPQTPSSRPPYSESRGHYDDDEEEYRRQLADQTRRGYYSNPQKYKDTEL; encoded by the exons ATGGAGGAAACCGTGTGGGAGCAGTACACTGTGACATTGCAGAGG GACCCCAAGATGGGTTTTGGTATTGCGGTGTCCGGGGGCCGGGATAACCCCAACGAGGAAAGCGGGGAGATGTCCATAGTGGTGTCTGACGTGCTTCAGGGAGGGCCCGCCGATGGCCTGCTTTT TGAGAATGACCGGGTGGTGCAGGTGAACGCTATTCCCATGGACGGCGTGCCACACTCCTTCGCTGTACAGACCCTCAGAAAGTGTGGAAAAGTAGCCAAAATT ACGGTCAAAAGGCCCAGGAAAGTTCCAGTCAACCTGCTGAAACACGGCCCTTCCCCTGACGACCGTGTCTTCAGCAACAATGATTACGACTATGACCAGGACCGCCACAGTGTGTACAGTGGACGCAGCAGTCATCAAGATCGCGGCCACAGCCAGGAGAGGGCAGGTTACACAGACGCTGGCTACCAGGGACAGGGCTATGACCGTGATTACGGTCGAGATGACCGGGGCAGAAGTATTGAGAGGGACCTTGATCCAGAGAGGCAGTACAGACGAGACGGCAGCAAAGGTCGGACTCTGGACCGGGACCGTAGCCCTGAACGCCGCTACAAAAGCGACCGCACTCTTGACCGTGACCACAGCCCCGATCGGCGTTACCGTAGTGATCTCACGCTAGACCGCGATCCCAGCCCAGACCACCGCTACCGCGGTGAGCGGGCCCTTGACCGCGACTCCAGCCCTGACAGGCGTTTCCGTAGCGAACGCACTCTGGACCGCACTAACAGCCCTGACCTGCGATACAGAGCCGGTCACAGTCCTGCCCGCAGTCACGGTCGCGACCACAGCTTTGAGCGGAACCGCAAACGTGTTCCCAGTGACCGCGACCAGAAGAAGGAGCAGATGAAGAGGAATGGGAGCAGGGAGCGACTGGACCGCTCGCCCTCCCCCGCCTCCATGCCAATCCCCATGTCCCGCCCTCCTCGGGAGCAAGAGCCCCTGGAGAAACCCCTCAGTGTGCTGCTACTGAAGAACAGGCCCAACGAAG AGTATGGTCTGCATCTGGGTAGTCAGCTGTTCATTAAAGAGATGACCAGCACAGGTCTGGCCTGCAGGGATGGCAACCTCCAGGAGGGAGACATCATACTGAAG ATCAATGGTACGGTGACAGAGAACCTGTCTCTGAGTGATGCAGGGAAGCTGATTGAGAAGTCTTGTGGGAAGCTGCAGCTGGTGGtgcagagagacaggagacaggtcCTCATCAGGATTCCTCCCCTGGCAGACAGCGACTCTGAGCTCGATG ATATCTCAGAGATCGAGTCGTACCGCTCCTACTCGCCACAGGATGACCGACGGGCCCCTCACTCAGACCTGtcctcccactcctccaatgaGAGGCTCCGAGACAAACCCAG GGAGGACCCACCAAGCAGGCTGGCTAAGATGGGCGCCATGCCGACACCGTTCGCCATGCCAGCGCGAGTGCCAGATAGAGTTATGGAAGACACGCCCCCTCTGCCAGCAGAGCGGGAGGAGCCCCACCCAGAAACGCCCCCAG CACCAGTAGTCACCGTTGCCCCAAAAGTCCACGCTGCCTCAAAGGTGCCACTGAGGCCAAGCGTAGAGGACCAGGACATATACGG GCCCAACACGGGGATGGTGCGTTTTCAGAAGGGAGATAGCGTGGGACTGAGGCTGGCGGGAGGAAACGATGTGGGAATCTTCATTGCAGGCGTTCAGGAGGACAGCCCTGCAGAACAGGAGGGCCTTCGCACTGGGGACCAGATCATGAAG GTGAATAACATGGACTTCAGGGGCATGGTGCGTGAGGACGCTGTCCTGTACTTGCTGGAGATTCCAAAGGGAGATGATGTCACCATCCTGGCTCAGAGCAAACCTGATG TCTATAAGGACATCCTGGCATCGGGCAGGGGGGACTCTTTCTTCATCAGGACCCACTTTGAGTATGAGAAAGAGGTTCCCCAGAGCCTGCCCTTCTCCCGGGGGGAGATCTTCAAGGTGACGGACACGCTCTATGACGGCAAGCTGGGCAACTGGCTGGCCATCCGCACTGACAAAGACAACCAGCTGCTGGAGAAGGGTATCATCCCCAAtaagagcag GGCTGAACAAATGTCAAATGTGCAAAACGCCCAGAGAGGAACAGCCAATGACAGAGGAGACTTCTGGAGGTTGAGAGGTCAAAGGGCGGTGAAGAAGAAGGACCTCCGTAAGAGCAGAGAGGACTTGACTGCCACCTCCGTCACCACGCGCTTCCCTGCCTACGAGAGGGTGGTCTTACGAGAAG CTGGCTTCAGGAGACCAGTGGTTGTGTTTGGGCCCATCGCAGATGCAGTCAATGAGAAACTGGGCAATGACCTGCCTGAAGAGTTTGTCATAGCCA AGACTGAGCCCAAGGATGCAGGCAATGAGAATTCCTGCGGTGTGGTGAGACTCAATACCATTCGACAGATCATAGAACAG GACCGCCATGCCCTGCTGGATGTGACTCCCAAGGCGGTGGACACCCTGAACTACACCCAGTGGTACCCCATCGTGGTGTTCCTCAACCCGGACAGCAAGGGGGGCGTGAAGACCATGAGGAACCGCTTGGTGGCCGGCTCCAACCGCAGTGCCCGCAAACTCTACGAGCAGGCGGTCAAATTGAGGAAGACCTGTTCTCACCTCTTCActg CGACCATTGACCTGAACTCAGCCAATGATGGGTGGTACGGGAGTGTGAAGGACTCTATCCGGGCACAGCAGGAGCGGGCCGTGTGGGTCTGTGAGGGCAAG tTGGACGGCTCGGAGGAGGACCTGGATATCCATGACGACCGCATGTCGTACCTGTCAGCGATGAGCGCTGACTACCTGAGTATGGACAGCCGGCTGACCAGCGACTATGACGACACGGCCGACGAGGGCGGGGCTTACACCGACAACGAGCTGGACGAGCCAATGGACGAGCCCCATCAGCCGGTGTCTGCTATCAGCCGCTCTTCAGAGCCCGTACTACCAGAGGAG AGACCCCATCCTGCCCCCATACCTCGTATGAGGAGATCAGGGAGCAGAGAGGTGCTGAGAGACCCCAGTCCACCCCCCTCCTTCGTCCCTGAGCCCCCCAAG CAGATGAGGGTGCAGTCTCGCGGGGGCTATGACTCCCACTCCAGTAGCACCATTAGCAGCGACACTGCCGGGGGGCCCAAACCAGCCCCGCCCCCAGTGGCCCTCAAGCCCACCGTGGCCCTTAAGCCCACCCTGAGGGCGCTCAGCCAGTCGTCTGAGGACCACTCTGTCCCGGAGGGTGAGGACCCGGCCAACCGCTCCTTCATGGGCAAGGTGAAGGCCTTCGAAAAGATGGACCACCTGGCCAGAGCCCAGAGGATGCTGGAGCTCCAGGAGGCCGAGCATGCACGG CTGGAAATAGCCCAGAAGCATCCAGACATCTATGCAGTCCCAGTGAAACTACCAAAGCCCAACCACAACCGCCCACAGCCTATAGG CTCCAGCTCCAACCCAGAGCCCCAGACCCCATCCTCCAGGCCACCGTACTCTGAGAGCAGGGGTCACTACGACGACGATGAGGAAGAGTACCGCAGACAGCTGGCCGACCAAACCAGACGAGGCTACTACAGCAACCCCCAGAAATACAAAGACACTGAGCTGTAG